The DNA sequence AAGGTTATGATAGATAGAGATCTTGCTGAATTATATGGAGTAGAAACGAAATATTTAAATAGGCAAGTAAAACGCAATATCGAGCGGTTTCCCGAGGAATTTATGTTCAATCTTACTACAGAAGAAAAGAATGAACTGGTGACAATTTGTCACCGGTTTAGAACAATGAAACATTCAAGTGCCTTACCTTTCGCATTTACCGAACACGGTGTAGCT is a window from the bacterium genome containing:
- a CDS encoding ORF6N domain-containing protein, coding for MKELILQETIEQRIFLIRGHKVMIDRDLAELYGVETKYLNRQVKRNIERFPEEFMFNLTTEEKNELVTICHRFRTMKHSSALPFAFTEHGVA